In Bacteroidota bacterium, a single genomic region encodes these proteins:
- the lpxB gene encoding lipid-A-disaccharide synthase — protein sequence MRLMIIAGEASGDLHGAGVVKELKSRFKDIEIFGIGGNKMQREGMQLVYHINELAVMGLLEVVKKLPTIRSVSRTLESLLTNRRPDAVLLIDYPGFNLRFAEKVRKAGIKIFYYISPQLWAWHPSRIKKMKGIIDKMFVVFPFEEEIYKREGIEVEFVGHPLLDVIEEPQPKADFCKRYSFDKSKPIIGLFPGSRKQELEKIFPPMLHAAKILETLYDAQIAVGVASVFEGDYIKSFLYEDSSVRLLQNATYDLMKNSDVAIVTSGTATLETACFQTPMVIVYKTSWLTYLAARLMINIKNIGLANIVAGKTIVPELIQHRANAEKIAAAAGKFLTDKTLSDKTRIDLKSVYEKLGERGAAKRVAENILKLIAPK from the coding sequence ATGCGTTTGATGATAATCGCCGGCGAAGCCTCAGGCGATTTGCACGGCGCCGGCGTAGTTAAAGAATTAAAATCCCGGTTTAAAGATATCGAGATTTTCGGAATCGGCGGCAACAAGATGCAGCGCGAAGGTATGCAGCTAGTCTATCACATTAACGAGTTGGCGGTGATGGGATTATTGGAAGTGGTAAAGAAACTCCCGACAATCAGGTCGGTTAGCCGGACTCTCGAATCGTTGCTTACTAACCGCCGCCCCGATGCTGTGCTTTTAATTGATTATCCCGGCTTTAATTTGCGGTTCGCTGAAAAAGTCAGAAAAGCGGGAATCAAAATTTTCTATTATATCAGTCCGCAACTTTGGGCTTGGCATCCAAGCAGGATAAAAAAAATGAAAGGAATAATTGATAAGATGTTTGTTGTCTTTCCTTTCGAAGAAGAAATTTATAAACGAGAAGGAATCGAAGTAGAATTTGTCGGACATCCTTTGCTTGATGTTATTGAAGAACCTCAACCTAAAGCCGATTTTTGTAAGCGTTACAGCTTCGATAAATCGAAACCGATTATCGGGCTTTTCCCCGGCAGCCGGAAGCAGGAGTTGGAGAAAATTTTTCCGCCAATGCTTCATGCAGCAAAAATTTTGGAAACCCTGTATGATGCACAAATAGCCGTTGGCGTGGCATCTGTTTTTGAAGGCGACTATATAAAATCTTTTTTGTATGAAGATTCATCAGTACGGCTTCTGCAAAATGCAACATACGATCTTATGAAAAATTCTGACGTTGCAATAGTTACATCAGGAACAGCAACACTTGAAACGGCTTGTTTCCAAACGCCGATGGTTATCGTTTATAAAACATCGTGGCTTACATATTTAGCAGCCCGGCTAATGATTAACATAAAAAATATCGGCTTGGCTAATATAGTTGCCGGTAAAACTATCGTTCCTGAATTAATACAGCATCGGGCGAACGCAGAAAAAATTGCTGCCGCAGCTGGAAAGTTTTTAACAGATAAAACTTTATCCGACAAAACCCGTATTGATTTGAAATCTGTTTACGAGAAATTAGGCGAACGCGGCGCAGCTAAACGTGTGGCTGAAAATATTTTAAAATTAATCGCTCCAAAATAA